Proteins co-encoded in one Flavobacterium sp. M31R6 genomic window:
- a CDS encoding glycoside hydrolase family 26 protein, which produces MKNLFLKSIVFSTIIALSSCSKDDPAPDPVVVIPPVVVTDVLTTQNVKTYMVDKNATAETTALFYNLKKLAKTKFAIGQQDAFNGFYNNGSSSESDIKKTTGYDPALLGSDFMFITDKSNNSQADNWFYQQEIIITNDVKEAYAKGMINTFSWHIREPNKEDSFYAADMTTEQKTTAFKSILPGGVNNAWYKTKLDKVASVVSNLKGSKGELIPIIFRPFHEFDGSWFWWGADFCSQEDYKAAYQFTVEYLRDTKGVHNILYAFSPDNSYATSTNYLNRYPGDAYVDVLGMDNYGDLNNQGQTGADKATAKLKMLSDLATTKVKIAAMTETGYRVTATIAPVTNWFSTYLYSTLTANSIQISYVMFWNNNLDGYYVPIPTASNAADFKTFATKSKSALVNTLPSMYVLPN; this is translated from the coding sequence ATGAAAAACCTATTTCTTAAAAGCATAGTCTTCAGCACAATAATAGCATTAAGCAGTTGTTCCAAAGACGATCCGGCACCCGATCCGGTTGTGGTCATTCCACCAGTAGTGGTTACTGATGTGCTAACAACACAGAACGTAAAAACTTATATGGTCGACAAAAATGCGACTGCAGAAACTACTGCGTTATTTTACAACTTAAAGAAATTGGCTAAAACCAAATTTGCCATTGGTCAGCAAGATGCTTTTAATGGTTTTTACAATAATGGTTCTTCATCTGAATCAGACATAAAAAAAACAACAGGTTATGACCCCGCGCTCTTGGGTTCTGATTTTATGTTTATTACCGATAAAAGTAATAATAGTCAGGCCGATAATTGGTTTTACCAACAGGAAATTATTATAACGAATGATGTCAAAGAAGCCTATGCCAAAGGAATGATTAACACTTTTTCTTGGCACATAAGAGAACCTAATAAAGAGGATAGCTTTTATGCCGCCGATATGACCACGGAACAAAAAACTACAGCCTTCAAGAGTATTTTACCTGGTGGTGTAAATAATGCTTGGTATAAAACGAAACTGGATAAAGTAGCCAGTGTGGTATCCAATTTAAAAGGTTCCAAAGGAGAATTGATTCCGATTATTTTCAGGCCTTTTCATGAATTTGACGGAAGCTGGTTTTGGTGGGGAGCTGATTTCTGCTCGCAAGAAGATTACAAAGCTGCTTATCAATTTACCGTTGAATATTTAAGAGATACCAAAGGAGTTCATAACATTTTATATGCCTTTTCTCCTGATAACTCCTATGCTACCTCGACCAATTATTTGAACCGATATCCCGGTGATGCTTATGTAGATGTTTTGGGTATGGACAATTATGGCGATTTGAACAACCAAGGTCAAACAGGAGCTGACAAGGCTACTGCCAAGTTAAAAATGCTATCAGATTTAGCCACAACCAAAGTAAAAATTGCCGCAATGACCGAAACAGGTTATCGAGTTACAGCAACTATTGCACCTGTGACCAATTGGTTCTCAACTTATCTGTACAGTACGCTAACAGCAAATAGCATCCAAATAAGTTATGTTATGTTTTGGAATAATAATCTAGATGGTTATTATGTTCCTATTCCGACAGCATCGAATGCGGCAGATTTTAAAACTTTTGCAACCAAATCAAAATCGGCTTTGGTGAATACGTTACCAAGTATGTATGTTTTACCAAATTAA
- a CDS encoding beta-mannanase, which translates to MKKSALKIVLALLCFASFSCEAQKQQARITVKGTQFYKGNKPYSYIGTNYWYGSLLASKKVGDRKRLIRELDLMQKNGIDNLRILVGGDGGKYDYTVRPALQYEQGKYDQDLLDGLDFLIAEMGKRNMYAVLFLTNNWEWSGGMSQYLEWNGKGAIPVPAIPPNTWPQFMSYTEKFHSCEPCMEALNNHVKFILGRTNAYTKRKYTEDNTIMAWQVGNEPRLFTVENEAKFTVWLNNIVNLIDSLDKYHLISTGSEGKNSSNDDMGIFERTHLNPNIDYLTMHIWPKNWNWYKAEDAEKTLPTTLENAGKYIDLHVKVANDLKRPIIIEEFGLPRENEGLVSTTSVANRDVFYNYIFQRVSESHKNNGVLQAANFWGFGGEGKGVTKDGKWKPGDPLTTDPPQEPQGLNSVFSTDKSTLELVKKYNLELKK; encoded by the coding sequence ATGAAGAAATCGGCGTTAAAAATAGTTTTGGCTCTTTTATGTTTCGCGAGCTTTTCTTGTGAAGCTCAAAAACAACAAGCCAGAATCACTGTGAAAGGAACTCAATTTTACAAAGGTAACAAGCCGTATTCCTATATTGGAACCAATTATTGGTATGGAAGTTTGTTGGCTTCGAAGAAAGTGGGAGACCGAAAAAGACTGATTCGAGAACTGGATTTAATGCAGAAAAACGGTATTGATAATTTGAGAATTCTCGTTGGTGGTGATGGTGGAAAATACGATTATACTGTTCGCCCAGCTTTGCAATATGAACAAGGTAAATACGACCAAGATTTACTTGACGGCTTAGATTTCCTTATCGCCGAAATGGGAAAACGCAATATGTACGCGGTTTTATTTTTGACAAATAACTGGGAATGGTCCGGCGGAATGTCGCAATACCTGGAATGGAATGGAAAAGGTGCAATTCCGGTTCCTGCCATCCCACCAAATACTTGGCCACAATTCATGAGTTATACCGAGAAATTTCATAGTTGTGAACCGTGTATGGAAGCGTTGAACAATCACGTGAAATTTATTTTGGGCAGAACAAACGCCTACACCAAAAGAAAATATACCGAGGACAATACGATTATGGCGTGGCAAGTTGGAAATGAACCGAGGCTTTTTACTGTCGAAAATGAAGCAAAATTTACTGTTTGGCTCAACAACATTGTCAATTTGATTGATAGTTTGGATAAATACCATTTGATTTCAACTGGTTCTGAAGGAAAAAACAGTTCCAACGACGATATGGGAATTTTTGAAAGAACGCATCTGAATCCGAATATTGATTATTTAACGATGCACATTTGGCCAAAAAACTGGAATTGGTACAAAGCCGAAGATGCCGAAAAAACATTGCCAACAACGCTAGAAAATGCAGGGAAATATATTGATTTACACGTAAAGGTGGCCAATGATTTGAAAAGGCCAATCATCATCGAAGAATTTGGCTTACCAAGAGAAAACGAAGGTTTGGTTTCGACAACTTCTGTAGCCAACAGGGATGTTTTTTACAATTATATATTCCAAAGAGTCTCGGAGAGCCATAAAAATAACGGGGTGCTGCAAGCAGCCAATTTTTGGGGATTTGGTGGTGAAGGAAAAGGGGTTACCAAAGACGGAAAATGGAAACCAGGTGATCCTTTGACTACAGACCCACCGCAAGAACCACAGGGTTTAAATTCGGTTTTTTCGACTGACAAATCGACTTTGGAATTGGTGAAAAAGTATAATCTGGAATTAAAAAAATGA
- a CDS encoding ROK family protein, protein MKKKYAVGLDIGGTHITAGVIDTTNMKVLKSSMHKESFDSNLPVDQVLDIWEKTIRTSWNNSGAKSLAGITVCMPGPFDYENGICWIKGQSKYDHFYGLNIADLLRKKLNLSDDFKILFENDAVCFGKGEVYKDKNNLSKKVMAITLGTGLGSCFIDKGTSVSSGNQVPTDGEIWNLPFKNGIAEDYVSLRGLIAKYSDFKETTVESGLELYNLAISGDKIAVKAFEKMGEDLAEIVIPCFKNFAVEHFIIGGKIADSNALFLPAFNKKIKDAGLEITIQISEDNENAALLGAASLLYHNTNLETTLIG, encoded by the coding sequence ATGAAAAAGAAATATGCTGTGGGATTGGACATCGGCGGAACTCATATTACCGCCGGAGTCATCGATACTACCAATATGAAAGTCCTTAAATCTTCGATGCACAAAGAGTCTTTTGATTCTAATCTGCCGGTAGACCAGGTTTTGGATATCTGGGAAAAAACGATACGCACTTCATGGAATAATTCAGGTGCAAAAAGCCTGGCTGGCATAACGGTATGCATGCCTGGCCCATTTGATTATGAAAATGGCATTTGCTGGATAAAAGGCCAATCTAAATACGACCATTTCTATGGACTAAATATTGCTGATTTACTTCGGAAAAAACTCAATCTTTCGGATGATTTTAAGATTCTTTTTGAAAATGATGCCGTTTGTTTTGGCAAAGGTGAAGTCTATAAAGACAAAAATAACCTTTCGAAAAAAGTAATGGCCATTACACTAGGAACAGGATTAGGTTCTTGTTTTATCGACAAAGGAACCTCAGTTAGTTCCGGAAATCAAGTACCTACGGATGGTGAAATATGGAATCTTCCATTTAAAAATGGAATAGCCGAAGATTATGTGTCATTAAGAGGACTTATCGCCAAGTATTCCGACTTTAAAGAAACAACAGTAGAAAGCGGATTAGAGCTTTATAATCTTGCTATTTCCGGAGACAAAATAGCGGTTAAAGCATTTGAAAAAATGGGCGAAGATTTAGCTGAAATTGTGATTCCGTGCTTTAAAAATTTTGCTGTTGAACATTTTATAATAGGTGGCAAAATCGCCGATTCAAACGCACTATTTTTACCAGCTTTCAACAAAAAAATTAAAGATGCAGGTTTAGAGATTACCATACAAATCTCTGAGGACAACGAAAATGCAGCTTTATTGGGTGCAGCAAGTTTATTGTATCATAACACTAATTTAGAAACTACATTGATCGGGTAA
- a CDS encoding aldo/keto reductase, translating to MKYNRCGKSGLLLPQISLGLWHNFGSVDSFENAESIAKAAFDKGITHFDLANNYGPVSGSAETNFGAILKNNFKGNLRDEIVITTKAGYTMWDGPYGDWGSRKYLLSSLDQSLKRMNLEYVDIFYSHRFDPETPLEETMMALDYAVRSGKALYAGISNYNPEQTREATEILKRLGTPCLIHQVKYSMFVRTPEEGLLDVLEEKGLGCIAFSPLAQGLLTDKYLKGIPENSRAHNPNGHLKEDEVSEDRIQKIIKLNDIAKQRNQSLAQMALAWLLKDNRVTSVLIGASSVGQLNNNIDSLQNLDFSEEELVAIETILK from the coding sequence ATGAAATACAACAGATGTGGAAAAAGCGGCTTGTTATTGCCTCAAATTTCTTTGGGATTATGGCACAACTTCGGTTCAGTAGATAGTTTTGAAAATGCGGAAAGCATTGCTAAAGCAGCTTTTGATAAGGGAATAACTCATTTTGATTTGGCCAACAATTACGGTCCAGTTTCGGGTTCGGCGGAGACTAATTTTGGTGCCATTCTTAAAAATAATTTTAAAGGAAATCTTCGCGATGAAATAGTAATCACAACCAAAGCAGGTTACACCATGTGGGATGGACCTTATGGTGATTGGGGTTCCCGCAAGTATTTGCTATCGAGTTTGGATCAAAGTTTGAAACGAATGAATTTGGAATATGTAGATATTTTCTATTCGCATCGTTTTGATCCAGAAACACCTTTGGAGGAAACAATGATGGCATTGGATTATGCTGTTCGCAGCGGAAAAGCCTTGTATGCCGGAATTTCTAATTACAATCCAGAGCAAACGAGAGAAGCTACTGAAATTCTGAAACGATTGGGAACACCTTGTTTGATTCACCAAGTAAAATATTCGATGTTTGTAAGAACTCCCGAAGAGGGATTGCTTGATGTTCTTGAAGAAAAAGGGTTGGGCTGTATTGCTTTTTCACCTTTGGCACAAGGACTTTTAACCGATAAATACTTAAAAGGAATTCCAGAAAATTCTCGTGCTCACAATCCAAATGGGCATTTAAAGGAAGATGAGGTTTCTGAGGACAGAATCCAAAAAATAATTAAACTGAATGATATTGCAAAACAAAGAAATCAGTCTTTGGCACAAATGGCTTTGGCTTGGTTACTAAAAGACAACAGAGTTACTTCTGTTTTGATTGGCGCCAGTTCTGTGGGACAATTAAATAATAATATAGATTCGTTGCAGAATCTGGATTTCTCGGAAGAAGAATTGGTTGCGATAGAAACTATTTTAAAATAA
- a CDS encoding DUF433 domain-containing protein, producing the protein MNNNWQNSISIDSNIRFGKPTITGTRICVSDILSWLSQGMSIEEILLDFPELKKEDILAALAFAANRENITKIIAA; encoded by the coding sequence ATGAATAATAATTGGCAAAATTCAATTTCAATAGACTCCAATATTCGATTTGGCAAACCCACAATAACTGGGACTAGAATTTGTGTATCTGACATTTTATCCTGGCTTTCTCAAGGTATGTCCATTGAAGAAATTCTTTTGGACTTTCCAGAACTAAAAAAAGAAGACATTCTTGCTGCTTTAGCTTTTGCGGCTAATAGGGAAAATATCACCAAAATAATTGCAGCTTAA
- a CDS encoding DUF5615 family PIN-like protein, producing the protein MKLLLDANISWRIIKIIENAFPNCLHSKDINIEQPAKDNEIWKFAKKHNFTILTHDEDFEKLLLLNGVPPKVIILKTFNQNTKQLAQTLIDKKITIESFILNNELMILEIY; encoded by the coding sequence ATGAAACTACTTCTTGATGCCAATATTTCTTGGAGAATTATAAAAATCATTGAAAATGCATTCCCAAATTGTTTACATTCCAAAGACATAAATATTGAACAACCTGCAAAGGATAATGAGATTTGGAAATTTGCAAAAAAACACAATTTCACCATACTCACACACGATGAAGATTTTGAAAAACTATTACTTTTGAACGGTGTTCCTCCAAAAGTAATAATCTTAAAAACTTTCAATCAAAATACCAAACAACTTGCCCAAACATTAATAGATAAAAAAATAACTATTGAATCTTTCATTCTGAATAATGAACTAATGATTCTTGAAATTTATTAA
- the bglX gene encoding beta-glucosidase BglX has product MKKNTLIIAGIFALISTGNMIAQKLPHLEKTKPIEERIDLLMKQMTLEEKVGQMNQYNGFWEVTGPAPKGGNAELKYKHLRDGWVGSMLSVRGVKEVKAVQKIAVEETRLGIPLIIGFDVIHGYKTLSPIPLAEAASWDLEAIKKSAQIAADEASASGINWTFGPNVDISQDARWGRVMEGAGEDPYLGSKIAKARITGFQGDTRADLQKVNTIAACAKHFAAYGFAESGRDYNTVDISNSKLYNTVLPPFKAATDAGVRTMMNSFNILNGVPATGNSFLQRDILKGKWKFDGFVVSDWASVREMIAHGFAKDGADATAKAVIAGSDMDMESHLYVSELVKLVKDGKVKEALVDDAVRRILRVKFELGLFDDPYKYCDEKREKATIGNKANNDGVLDMAKKSIVLLKNDKNLLPLKKSGQKIALIGALANDKNSPLGSWRIASDDNTAVSVLEGMQQYKDNQLMFEKGADLTIGKTAFVDELVFNTTDKSGFDAAKKVASNADVVVMVLGEHGFQSGEGRSRTNLDLPGVQQELLEEIYKVNPNIVLVLNNGRPLALPWAAEHIPVIVEAWHLGTQTGNAVAQVLYGDYNPSGKLPMSFPRNVGQVPIYYNNYNTGRPVNSDKNVFWSHFSDVEKTPLYPFGFGLSYTTFDYKNLKLNKTAFAKGEPVVVTVDITNSGNYDGKEVAQLYIQDVAASLARPVKELKGFEMVVLKKGETKTVTFTLTDKELGFFDNEGNYLVESGVFKIWVGGSSDTGLESGFELK; this is encoded by the coding sequence ATGAAAAAGAATACATTAATTATTGCAGGGATTTTTGCCCTGATTAGCACAGGAAATATGATTGCACAAAAATTACCACATTTAGAAAAAACAAAACCGATTGAGGAACGCATTGATTTGTTGATGAAACAAATGACACTGGAAGAGAAAGTCGGGCAAATGAATCAATACAATGGGTTTTGGGAAGTAACCGGCCCAGCGCCAAAAGGTGGTAATGCCGAATTAAAATACAAACATTTGCGTGACGGTTGGGTAGGTTCAATGTTGTCGGTTCGTGGAGTGAAAGAAGTAAAAGCAGTTCAGAAAATTGCAGTTGAGGAAACCCGATTGGGAATTCCGTTGATTATAGGTTTTGACGTGATTCACGGGTACAAAACGTTGAGTCCGATTCCGCTGGCTGAAGCGGCGAGTTGGGATTTGGAAGCGATTAAAAAATCGGCTCAGATCGCGGCAGACGAGGCTTCGGCATCTGGAATCAACTGGACTTTTGGGCCAAATGTCGATATTTCTCAGGATGCGCGTTGGGGTCGTGTGATGGAAGGTGCGGGAGAAGATCCTTATTTGGGAAGTAAAATTGCAAAGGCAAGAATTACAGGTTTTCAAGGTGATACGAGAGCCGATTTGCAAAAAGTAAATACGATTGCGGCCTGCGCCAAACATTTTGCAGCATACGGTTTTGCAGAATCAGGAAGGGATTATAATACGGTGGATATTAGTAATTCAAAATTGTACAATACGGTTTTGCCTCCGTTTAAAGCGGCGACTGATGCTGGCGTTCGTACTATGATGAATTCGTTCAACATCTTGAATGGAGTTCCTGCAACCGGAAATTCTTTTTTGCAAAGAGATATTCTAAAAGGGAAATGGAAATTTGATGGTTTTGTGGTTTCGGACTGGGCTTCGGTACGAGAAATGATTGCCCACGGTTTTGCCAAAGATGGTGCGGATGCGACTGCCAAAGCAGTTATTGCAGGTTCTGATATGGATATGGAATCACATTTGTATGTTTCCGAATTGGTGAAACTGGTGAAAGACGGTAAAGTAAAAGAAGCTTTGGTTGACGATGCCGTTCGAAGAATATTGCGCGTGAAATTTGAATTGGGATTATTTGACGATCCATACAAATATTGTGACGAGAAAAGAGAAAAAGCAACGATAGGTAACAAAGCAAACAATGACGGTGTTTTGGATATGGCCAAAAAATCTATTGTGTTGTTGAAGAATGATAAAAATTTGCTTCCGCTAAAAAAATCAGGACAGAAAATTGCTTTGATCGGGGCTTTGGCAAATGACAAAAACAGCCCATTGGGAAGTTGGAGAATTGCTTCTGATGATAATACTGCAGTTTCGGTTCTGGAAGGAATGCAACAGTACAAAGACAATCAATTGATGTTTGAAAAAGGAGCTGATTTGACTATTGGTAAAACGGCGTTTGTGGATGAATTAGTTTTTAATACCACAGACAAAAGCGGATTTGATGCTGCCAAAAAAGTAGCTTCAAATGCTGATGTTGTTGTGATGGTTTTGGGAGAACACGGTTTTCAGTCGGGAGAAGGACGCAGTAGAACAAATCTTGATTTGCCAGGAGTTCAACAAGAATTATTGGAGGAAATCTACAAAGTGAATCCAAATATTGTTTTGGTTTTAAACAACGGAAGACCACTGGCTTTGCCTTGGGCAGCAGAACATATTCCAGTTATTGTCGAGGCTTGGCATTTGGGAACCCAAACGGGTAATGCTGTGGCGCAAGTGTTGTACGGTGATTACAATCCAAGTGGAAAATTGCCAATGTCGTTTCCAAGAAATGTTGGTCAAGTGCCTATTTATTACAACAATTACAATACGGGAAGACCTGTAAATAGTGATAAAAATGTATTCTGGTCGCATTTTAGCGATGTAGAAAAAACGCCTTTGTATCCTTTCGGATTTGGGTTAAGTTACACTACTTTCGATTATAAAAATTTAAAACTTAATAAAACCGCTTTTGCAAAAGGGGAGCCGGTTGTAGTTACTGTGGATATTACTAACTCGGGTAATTATGACGGTAAAGAAGTGGCACAATTGTATATTCAGGATGTTGCTGCAAGTTTGGCCAGACCTGTAAAAGAATTAAAAGGTTTTGAAATGGTAGTCCTGAAAAAGGGTGAAACCAAAACCGTAACGTTTACTTTGACTGACAAGGAATTAGGTTTTTTTGATAATGAAGGCAATTATTTGGTAGAATCAGGAGTTTTCAAAATTTGGGTGGGAGGAAGCTCAGACACAGGTTTGGAAAGTGGTTTTGAACTGAAATAA
- a CDS encoding sialate O-acetylesterase, whose amino-acid sequence MKNSIIVFVLFLILSNAAFANVTLPNVFSDNMILQRNTEVTIWGWANPQEEVVITPSWNNETYKIKASNQAKWEIAIPTPKEGGPYTITIKGYNEIVLKNILIGEVWICSGQSNMEMNASWGIENGDEAVKNATNPNIRLFLVPKLTATTPQNNISGTWTECSPETMKYFSAVGYFFGKRLQEELKNVPIGLISSNWGGTPAEIWMPEEVIQNDAVLLESAKTRKEEIYGPNQPARAFNAMIYPLTKFKIAGSLWYQGESNVGSTVYDKTLSALITSWRKLWGYDFPFYFVQIAPYKYGEDHFGGAIIRDAQRKVLKEVSNTGMVMTSDISPVEEIHPKDKKSVGIRLANLALANTYKTNTSLVNGPLYKGIAINKNKVTVIFDFAEGLYFKDKKADLFEVAGADNMFYKATAVIKNNAIVLQSDKVKLPVKVRYSWKNTDQSTLFNKANLPASSFISE is encoded by the coding sequence ATGAAAAATAGTATAATTGTTTTTGTTCTTTTCCTGATACTTTCGAATGCCGCTTTCGCAAATGTTACGCTGCCGAATGTGTTTTCGGATAATATGATTTTGCAACGAAATACAGAAGTTACCATTTGGGGCTGGGCAAATCCACAGGAAGAAGTGGTAATTACGCCAAGTTGGAATAATGAAACGTACAAAATCAAAGCCAGCAATCAAGCGAAATGGGAAATTGCAATTCCAACACCAAAAGAAGGAGGGCCATATACCATTACGATAAAAGGGTATAATGAAATTGTCTTGAAAAACATTCTGATTGGTGAGGTTTGGATTTGTTCCGGGCAATCTAATATGGAAATGAATGCCAGTTGGGGAATTGAAAACGGTGATGAAGCAGTCAAAAATGCAACAAATCCTAATATTAGATTGTTTTTGGTTCCAAAATTAACCGCCACTACTCCTCAAAATAATATATCAGGAACTTGGACGGAATGCTCGCCTGAAACGATGAAGTATTTTAGTGCCGTGGGGTATTTCTTTGGAAAGCGCTTGCAGGAAGAATTGAAAAATGTGCCTATCGGTTTGATTTCGTCCAATTGGGGAGGAACACCGGCTGAGATTTGGATGCCGGAAGAAGTGATTCAAAACGATGCTGTTTTATTGGAATCGGCGAAAACGAGGAAAGAAGAAATCTACGGTCCAAACCAACCAGCGCGTGCTTTTAATGCAATGATTTATCCCTTGACTAAATTCAAAATTGCCGGCTCATTATGGTATCAAGGAGAAAGTAATGTGGGTTCGACGGTTTATGACAAAACCCTTTCGGCACTCATCACTTCGTGGAGAAAATTATGGGGCTATGATTTCCCGTTTTATTTTGTTCAGATCGCGCCCTATAAATATGGGGAAGACCATTTTGGAGGAGCCATTATTCGTGATGCACAACGCAAAGTATTGAAGGAAGTTTCGAACACGGGAATGGTGATGACCAGTGATATTTCGCCTGTTGAAGAAATCCATCCAAAAGATAAAAAATCGGTTGGAATTCGTTTGGCAAATTTGGCTTTGGCGAATACTTATAAAACCAATACTTCATTGGTAAACGGGCCGCTTTATAAAGGAATTGCCATTAATAAAAATAAAGTGACAGTGATTTTTGATTTTGCTGAGGGGCTGTATTTTAAAGACAAGAAAGCTGATTTGTTTGAAGTTGCAGGAGCTGACAATATGTTTTATAAAGCGACAGCTGTCATCAAAAACAATGCAATAGTGTTACAATCGGATAAGGTGAAATTGCCTGTAAAAGTGCGTTATTCTTGGAAGAATACTGATCAGTCGACTCTTTTCAATAAAGCGAATTTACCCGCTTCGAGTTTTATAAGTGAATAA
- a CDS encoding SGNH/GDSL hydrolase family protein, which translates to MNYIKKCLLFLLISISCVSVAQKKADAKSLFEYQGRIEKMQDDKVVLIGSASSVSFDFKGNSCFISLQSVENHQNYVSFELDGKYIGRVRIEKGDVKSFPIVATNNKKTHHLSIYKATEAANGGVLFAGTLAKLVENTAPKNRKKIELIGDSITCGYGNDASTIPCGSGDWYDQHNGYWAYGPILSRALNIDFVLSSVSGYGMYRNWNDDHLDEPNIPDVYENLYLNRDSSKPYDFAFQPDLVSICLGTNDLSDGDGKKTRLPFNEDKYVTNYIAFIKTVYKHAPNTKIVLLNSPMVSGERNVTLVKCLKKVIHNFKSDKAHKPIELFEFQPMSPKGCGYHPDIADDKVMAEQLIPFFKKLLNEK; encoded by the coding sequence ATGAATTATATAAAAAAATGCCTTTTATTTTTACTGATTTCCATTTCGTGTGTTTCGGTTGCCCAAAAAAAGGCAGATGCCAAATCACTTTTTGAGTATCAAGGAAGAATTGAAAAAATGCAAGACGATAAAGTTGTTCTCATAGGTTCTGCTTCTTCAGTGTCATTCGATTTTAAAGGGAATTCCTGTTTCATTTCTTTGCAAAGTGTTGAAAATCATCAAAACTATGTTTCTTTTGAACTTGACGGTAAATATATTGGGAGAGTTCGAATTGAAAAAGGAGATGTAAAATCCTTTCCGATAGTAGCCACCAATAACAAAAAAACACATCATCTTTCCATTTATAAAGCGACAGAAGCTGCCAATGGAGGCGTTTTATTTGCAGGAACTTTAGCGAAGTTAGTTGAAAATACTGCGCCCAAAAACAGAAAGAAGATAGAACTCATAGGTGATTCGATAACTTGTGGTTATGGAAACGATGCGTCCACGATTCCTTGTGGCAGCGGAGATTGGTATGATCAGCATAATGGGTATTGGGCTTACGGGCCTATACTTTCAAGAGCGTTGAATATCGATTTTGTATTGAGTTCCGTTTCTGGATACGGAATGTATCGCAACTGGAATGACGATCATCTTGACGAGCCTAATATTCCCGATGTTTACGAAAATTTATATCTGAATAGAGACAGTTCCAAACCCTATGATTTTGCTTTTCAACCCGATTTAGTGAGTATTTGTTTGGGGACCAATGACCTTTCAGATGGTGATGGTAAAAAAACGAGATTGCCGTTTAATGAAGATAAATACGTTACGAATTATATTGCTTTCATTAAAACAGTTTACAAACACGCACCCAATACCAAAATAGTTTTGTTGAACAGTCCGATGGTTTCAGGAGAAAGAAATGTGACTTTGGTAAAATGCCTGAAAAAAGTGATTCATAATTTTAAAAGTGATAAAGCTCATAAGCCAATTGAATTGTTCGAATTCCAGCCGATGAGTCCAAAAGGTTGTGGCTATCATCCCGATATTGCCGATGATAAAGTGATGGCTGAACAATTAATTCCTTTCTTTAAAAAGTTACTCAATGAAAAATAG
- a CDS encoding DUF1573 domain-containing protein → MKMIKISMLALTLGLMSFSAVAPVKNLVSKLAATASSIVWKSESIDVGTIPQNTPKPIVFEFKNTGKTAVIVTNVLGSCGCTATDYTKTPIAPGKSGIVTATYNAANVGAFTKTVSVTTNIETAPNVLTIKGTVVAASTAVKS, encoded by the coding sequence ATGAAAATGATTAAAATTTCAATGTTGGCATTAACTCTAGGATTAATGTCATTTTCGGCTGTTGCTCCCGTGAAAAATTTAGTATCAAAATTGGCTGCAACTGCCTCTTCAATAGTATGGAAAAGTGAAAGTATAGATGTAGGGACTATTCCTCAAAATACTCCAAAACCTATTGTATTTGAATTCAAAAATACCGGAAAAACGGCTGTCATAGTTACCAATGTGCTGGGATCTTGCGGATGCACGGCAACAGATTATACCAAAACACCAATTGCTCCTGGGAAATCAGGTATAGTTACTGCGACCTATAATGCAGCGAATGTTGGAGCATTTACCAAAACAGTATCGGTAACTACGAATATTGAAACTGCACCTAACGTTTTAACTATAAAAGGAACTGTTGTTGCTGCATCTACTGCAGTAAAAAGTTAA